A genomic region of Runella rosea contains the following coding sequences:
- a CDS encoding DUF3089 domain-containing protein: MNKLKYRPSVLFSVLLVIGTGCSKSVTLQSQYILENAPAAPDYAKPLYWAALPTIKDAADSVPLKSGLKDGQAVAKADVFFIHPTIYTQQPAVGAFEWNADVNDVALNQKVDNSTILNQASVFNGSCKVYAPRYRQAHYYSFVTQNQLEKQKAMDLAYADVKAAFEYYLQNFHQGRPIVIASHSQGTAHAKRLLKDFFDDKPLRQKLVFAYLVGDITDVPVQPDDFKTIKPAKTPEEVGGFASWHTYLRGFFPDKYVPNRFSTAACTNPLTWRLTEEYASQTLNKGGVGLKFTFVPQLADAQVHQGLLWINKPYVKGRSLIKNKVWHSADINLFWQSIRENVALRVENYIQQEQK, encoded by the coding sequence TGGAACAGGCTGCTCAAAATCAGTGACCTTACAAAGTCAATACATTTTGGAGAATGCTCCCGCCGCTCCTGATTATGCCAAACCACTCTACTGGGCGGCACTGCCCACGATAAAAGATGCCGCCGATAGTGTGCCTCTGAAGTCGGGTCTGAAAGATGGGCAGGCGGTAGCAAAAGCTGATGTTTTTTTCATTCACCCTACAATTTATACGCAACAGCCAGCCGTCGGCGCTTTTGAGTGGAATGCCGATGTAAATGATGTAGCATTGAATCAAAAGGTGGACAATTCCACTATTCTCAATCAGGCTTCGGTCTTCAATGGCTCCTGCAAAGTGTACGCTCCCCGCTATCGTCAGGCGCATTACTACAGTTTTGTGACGCAAAACCAACTGGAAAAACAAAAAGCAATGGACTTGGCCTACGCTGATGTGAAAGCGGCGTTTGAGTATTATTTACAAAATTTTCATCAGGGTCGTCCCATCGTCATTGCTTCTCACAGCCAAGGAACGGCCCACGCCAAACGTTTGCTGAAGGATTTTTTTGATGACAAACCGCTCCGACAAAAACTGGTGTTTGCCTATTTGGTAGGAGATATAACTGACGTGCCTGTTCAGCCTGATGACTTTAAAACCATTAAACCAGCAAAGACTCCCGAAGAAGTAGGCGGCTTTGCTTCTTGGCACACGTATTTGCGCGGCTTCTTTCCTGACAAATACGTTCCTAATCGCTTTTCCACCGCAGCCTGCACCAATCCGCTGACGTGGCGTTTAACCGAAGAGTATGCTTCCCAAACGCTGAACAAGGGGGGTGTAGGCCTAAAATTTACGTTTGTGCCGCAGTTGGCTGATGCGCAGGTTCACCAAGGGCTCTTGTGGATTAATAAACCCTACGTAAAAGGGAGGTCTTTGATAAAAAACAAAGTGTGGCATTCGGCCGACATAAACCTTTTTTGGCAAAGTATCCGGGAAAATGTAGCTTTACGAGTTGAAAACTATATCCAACAAGAGCAAAAATAA